The Desulfuromonas acetoxidans DSM 684 genome contains a region encoding:
- a CDS encoding D-alanine--D-alanine ligase — MKNKQQRIGVIMGGTSAEREVSLRTGAAIVKALEECGYTVVAIDADKTLPAQLIEKQIDVVFLAVHGRFGEDGTIQGMLELMQIPYTGSGVLASALAIDKAVTKRMVAQDGVTTPAATLVDVNSDVDDIVAQCGHFPQVVKPVREGSTLGIAIANNADELKQAIAQARDYDRRVLVEDYIDGREVTVSVMNGRALSIIEIVPESGFYDYTAKYTVGKTRYLVPAPLPESQYKAIQQAAVASYASLGCRGAARVDFMVTDDNFYFLEVNTIPGMTETSLLPKAAADCGMDFAKLVEGILDDASLDR; from the coding sequence ATGAAGAATAAGCAACAACGGATCGGTGTGATCATGGGCGGCACGTCAGCGGAGCGCGAGGTGTCGTTGCGAACAGGAGCGGCCATTGTCAAGGCACTGGAAGAGTGCGGTTACACCGTGGTGGCGATTGATGCCGACAAGACCTTGCCGGCTCAGTTGATTGAAAAACAGATCGACGTGGTGTTTCTCGCGGTTCATGGTCGTTTCGGTGAAGACGGCACCATTCAAGGCATGTTGGAACTGATGCAGATCCCCTACACCGGCAGCGGTGTGTTGGCATCAGCCCTAGCCATTGATAAAGCGGTAACGAAACGGATGGTTGCCCAGGACGGTGTGACCACTCCTGCTGCGACACTGGTGGATGTGAACAGTGATGTTGATGACATTGTTGCACAGTGTGGGCATTTCCCGCAGGTGGTCAAGCCGGTGCGTGAAGGTTCGACGCTCGGGATCGCCATTGCCAACAATGCGGATGAACTGAAACAGGCCATTGCTCAGGCGCGTGACTATGATCGACGGGTTCTGGTTGAAGACTATATTGATGGGCGCGAAGTGACTGTGTCGGTGATGAATGGTCGTGCACTGTCCATTATTGAAATAGTGCCGGAATCCGGTTTTTATGATTACACCGCAAAATATACCGTCGGCAAGACCCGATATCTGGTGCCAGCACCATTACCTGAGTCGCAGTATAAAGCCATTCAACAGGCCGCTGTCGCCAGTTATGCCAGCTTGGGCTGTCGTGGTGCTGCCCGAGTCGATTTTATGGTGACTGACGACAATTTTTACTTTCTTGAAGTCAATACCATCCCGGGAATGACAGAAACCAGCTTGCTACCCAAGGCAGCAGCTGATTGCGGTATGGATTTTGCAAAACTGGTAGAGGGAATTCTCGACGACGCGTCTCTGGATCGCTAA
- the murB gene encoding UDP-N-acetylmuramate dehydrogenase, with translation MSNDWRTVLRQRICGDCLFDEPLAPLTTWKVGGATQCLVRPRHEEDLKVLSAVIQDAGVPWWVLGGGSNVLISDQGLPGVVVQLSHLSQIETQPEQRLSVGGGCSLAELVRTTVEQGLGGIEALAGIPGSVGGAVSGNAGAAGQQIGQRVVDARVWTPLEHHDVTTWSAEQCDFGYRHSALIPDHVVINVTLQLDHCSVEALRARSSEVLAHRRQAHNVGGPNAGSVFRNPPGQQAWRLIGDCGMRGVQVGKAQVSSQHANFIVNTGGATAEEIYQLIHKVQHAVARHHGVSLQPEVRLLGSFGEVDEE, from the coding sequence ATGAGTAACGACTGGCGCACAGTGTTACGACAGCGCATTTGCGGCGACTGCCTGTTTGATGAACCCCTGGCGCCGCTGACCACATGGAAAGTGGGTGGTGCGACCCAGTGTTTGGTTCGTCCACGGCATGAGGAGGACCTGAAGGTCCTTTCTGCAGTGATTCAAGACGCGGGTGTGCCCTGGTGGGTGCTTGGTGGTGGCAGTAATGTGTTGATCTCGGATCAGGGTCTGCCTGGAGTGGTGGTTCAACTTAGCCATTTGTCTCAGATCGAAACGCAGCCAGAGCAACGACTCAGCGTTGGAGGCGGTTGTTCTTTGGCAGAACTGGTGCGTACCACCGTTGAGCAGGGGCTCGGCGGTATTGAAGCTCTGGCTGGTATTCCCGGTAGTGTCGGTGGTGCCGTGTCCGGCAATGCCGGTGCCGCAGGCCAGCAGATTGGCCAGCGTGTTGTCGATGCCCGGGTGTGGACTCCGCTGGAGCATCACGATGTCACAACCTGGTCGGCAGAGCAGTGTGACTTTGGCTACCGCCACAGTGCGTTGATTCCAGACCATGTTGTGATCAACGTGACATTACAGCTTGACCATTGCTCTGTCGAAGCATTACGTGCCCGAAGCAGCGAGGTGCTGGCGCACCGTCGTCAGGCGCACAATGTTGGCGGTCCTAATGCCGGGTCCGTGTTTCGTAATCCACCGGGGCAACAGGCTTGGCGTTTGATCGGTGATTGCGGTATGCGCGGTGTTCAGGTTGGAAAAGCACAGGTTTCATCGCAACATGCCAATTTTATTGTAAATACTGGCGGTGCAACAGCCGAAGAGATCTATCAATTGATCCATAAGGTGCAGCACGCTGTAGCGCGACACCATGGTGTGTCACTGCAACCGGAAGTACGCCTGCTGGGGTCGTTTGGAGAAGTGGATGAAGAATAA